One stretch of Plutella xylostella chromosome 15, ilPluXylo3.1, whole genome shotgun sequence DNA includes these proteins:
- the LOC119691144 gene encoding FMRFamide receptor, whose amino-acid sequence MNDSELDYSWANGSLLDAAGRLQCPADAGVARDERLLRFVLHGVLLNVLGAGGLLGNALAVVVLSRPQMRSSVNCLLVGLAAADTVLIVTSVLLFGLSALYPYTGHLRHYYYVVCPLLTPLAYPLALVAQTMSVYLTLVVTLERWVAVCHPFRAKALCTSARARWYVLGVGVFSLAYNAPKFLEVAVERRAAPGLEPVYCVTATPFRTPLYVTVYIHWLYLLVMYIVPFSLLAALNACIVRQVRRAQAERARLSRGQRRELGLATMLLVVVLVFFLCNLLPLFTNAFEVFLEPARLDALDPLVKTSNLLVMINSSVNFVIYVIFGEKFKRVFLKMFCSGRCARPRRESPEHTRDDSLASCGERVSLRLVRNGTLRRSRGAGGGGGHGGRGGRGTRVYYPGAEATSLTALSERAPPAAPAPPAAAARWNGHANDHF is encoded by the coding sequence ATGAACGACTCGGAGCTGGACTACTCGTGGGCGAACGGCTCGCTGCTGGACGCGGCGGGACGGCTGCAGTGCCCGGCGGACGCGGGCGTGGCGCGCGACGAGCGGCTGCTGCGCTTCGTGCTGCACGGCGTGCTGCTGAACGTGCTGGGCGCGGGCGGGCTGCTGGGCAACGCGCTGGCGGTCGTGGTGCTGTCGCGCCCGCAGATGCGCTCGTCCGTCAACTGCCTGCTGGTGGGGCTGGCGGCCGCCGACACCGTGCTCATCGTCACCTCCGTGTTGCTGTTCGGCCTGTCGGCGCTGTACCCCTACACGGGCCACCTGCGCCACTACTACTACGTGGTGTGTCCGCTGCTGACGCCGCTGGCCTACCCGCTGGCGCTGGTGGCGCAGACCATGTCGGTGTACCTGACGCTGGTGGTGACGCTGGAGCGCTGGGTGGCCGTGTGCCACCCGTTCCGCGCCAAGGCGCTGTGCACGTCGGCGCGCGCGCGCTGGTACGTGCTGGGCGTGGGCGTGTTCTCGCTCGCCTACAACGCGCCCAAGTTCCTGGAGGTGGCCGTggagcgccgcgccgcgcccggccTGGAGCCCGTGTACTGCGTGACGGCCACGCCCTTCCGCACGCCGCTGTACGTGACCGTGTACATCCACTGGCTGTACCTGCTGGTGATGTACATCGTGCCGTTCTCGCTGCTGGCGGCGCTCAACGCGTGCATCGTGCGGCAGGTGCGGCGCGCGCAGGCCGAGCGCGCGCGGCTGTCGCGCGGGCAGCGGCGCGAGCTGGGCCTGGCCACCATGCTGCTGGTCGTGGTGCTCGTGTTCTTCCTCTGCAACCTGCTGCCGCTCTTCACCAACGCCTTCGAGGTGTTCCTGGAGCCGGCACGCCTGGACGCGCTCGACCCGCTCGTCAAGACCAGCAACCTGCTCGTCATGATCAACAGCTCCGTCAACTTCGTCATCTACGTCATCTTCGGGGAGAAGTTCAAGCGCGTGTTCCTGAAGATGTTCTGCTCGGGGCGCTGCGCGCGGCCGCGGCGGGAGTCCCCCGAGCACACGCGCGACGACTCGCTGGCGTCGTGCGGCGAGCGCGTGTCGCTGCGCCTCGTGCGCAACGGCACCCTGCGGCGctcgcggggcgcgggcgggggcggggggcacggggggcgcggggggcggggcaCGCGCGTGTACTACCCGGGCGCCGAGGCCACGTCGCTGACGGCGCTGTCGGAAcgcgcgccccccgcggcccccgcgccccccgccgccgccgcgcgctgGAACGGCCACGCCAACGACCACTTctag